From the Macaca nemestrina isolate mMacNem1 chromosome 7, mMacNem.hap1, whole genome shotgun sequence genome, one window contains:
- the INSYN1 gene encoding inhibitory synaptic factor 1 isoform X2, whose protein sequence is MTADILSDSWEFCSFLDVSTPSDSVDGPESTRPGAGPDYRLMNGGTPIPNGPRVETPDSSSEEAFGAGPAVKSQLPQRTPGTRERVRFSDKVLYHALCCDDEEGDGEQEAEEEEVGLPPEPAHTEAHAGLHKPSPAPYKSRRSPLTSRRSGSTLAPEQTRRVTRNSSTQTVSDKSTQTVLPYTATRQKARGKN, encoded by the coding sequence ATGACAGCCGATATCCTCTCAGACAGCTGGGAGTTCTGCTCCTTCCTGGACGTCTCTACCCCCTCGGACTCCGTGGACGGTCCTGAGTCGACTCGGCCAGGGGCTGGCCCTGACTACCGCCTCATGAATGGTGGCACGCCCATCCCCAATGGGCCACGAGTGGAGACCCCAGACTCCTCCAGCGAGGAGGCCTTCGGTGCTGGCCCCGCAGTGAAGAGCCAGCTGCCCCAGCGGACCCCAGGGACGCGGGAGAGGGTGCGGTTCAGTGACAAAGTGCTCTACCACGCTCTGTGCTGTGACGATGAGGAGGGGGATGGCGAGcaggaggcggaggaggaggaggtgggcttGCCCCCAGAGCCTGCCCATACAGAGGCCCACGCAGGCCTCCACAAGCCCTCCCCAGCCCCCTACAAGTCACGGCGCTCTCCACTGACCAGCCGCCGCTCAGGCTCTACCTTGGCCCCTGAACAGACTCGAAGGGTCACGAGGAACAGCAGCACCCAGACAGTGTCAGACAAGAGCACACAGACGGTGCTGCCTTACACAGCCACTAGACAGAAAGCCAGGGGGAAAAActag
- the INSYN1 gene encoding inhibitory synaptic factor 1 isoform X3: protein MNGGTPIPNGPRVETPDSSSEEAFGAGPAVKSQLPQRTPGTRERVRFSDKVLYHALCCDDEEGDGEQEAEEEEVGLPPEPAHTEAHAGLHKPSPAPYKSRRSPLTSRRSGSTLAPEQTRRVTRNSSTQTVSDKSTQTVLPYTATRQKARGKN, encoded by the coding sequence ATGAATGGTGGCACGCCCATCCCCAATGGGCCACGAGTGGAGACCCCAGACTCCTCCAGCGAGGAGGCCTTCGGTGCTGGCCCCGCAGTGAAGAGCCAGCTGCCCCAGCGGACCCCAGGGACGCGGGAGAGGGTGCGGTTCAGTGACAAAGTGCTCTACCACGCTCTGTGCTGTGACGATGAGGAGGGGGATGGCGAGcaggaggcggaggaggaggaggtgggcttGCCCCCAGAGCCTGCCCATACAGAGGCCCACGCAGGCCTCCACAAGCCCTCCCCAGCCCCCTACAAGTCACGGCGCTCTCCACTGACCAGCCGCCGCTCAGGCTCTACCTTGGCCCCTGAACAGACTCGAAGGGTCACGAGGAACAGCAGCACCCAGACAGTGTCAGACAAGAGCACACAGACGGTGCTGCCTTACACAGCCACTAGACAGAAAGCCAGGGGGAAAAActag